AATTTTTTTCAGAAATATCAGTTTGATTAACATAACAAATTTCAATCTTAGGATGTAAAGTTGTATCGTTAACGTCACTTGAGGCAAAAATAACACTTCTATAATATTGTTCATTTTGTAATTTAAGACTTAATCCAAAACTATTAGTTGGGTTGTTAACAATATCTTGAACTAATGAGGTGACATTAATAGTATAGTTTTGATGTATAGTAGAACTTGCAGGAACTGAAACTTGATTTTGTGTTGTTACATTTGGTTGATTATTCCATGTAATTGTCTGTTCATTCCATGAGCCAATAACTCTTTCTACAAACATTGCATTTGAGCCGCTAAGTTGACTATGTTCTCCACTGCAAGATTGAGAATTTGGGAAATTATATAAAAAAAGAGTTGCAGAAGTAATCGTTGCTCCGTCAGGAATTAATGAAAAATTAAAATCAATAAAACTTCGCTGAATCTCAGGAGTGCCACTATAAGTCCATCCTAAAATGTTAAATTCATTTGACGATCCATAATTAGTACTAGGGTGTAAGTCCCATACTAATGCATCTTTACCATCAGTAGAGTTTGGTCGAAGAGTATAACATTCTTCATTATTCAAAGTATATGTTATTACAATTTTTGGATGTAAAGTAGTATCGCTAACGTCACTTGACGCAAAAATAAGACTTCTATAATATTGTTCCGTTTGTAAGTTTAGTCTAAGCCCAAAACTATTGCTTGGATTATCAACAATATCCTGAACTAATGATGCAACATTAATAGTATAATTCTGATGTATGGAAGAACTTGCCGGAACTGAAACCTGATTTTGTGTGGTTACATTTGGTTGATTGTTCCATGTTATTGTCTGTTCATTCCACGAACCAATAACTCTTTCTACAAACATTGCATTTGAGCCGCTAAGTTGACTATGTTCTCCACTGCATGATTGCGAATTCGGGTAATTATATAAAAAAAGAGTTGCAGAAGTAATTGTTGCTCCTGCAGGGATTAATGAAAAGTTAAAATCAATAAAACATCGCTCTATTTCAGGAGTGCCATTAAAAGTCCAGGCTAAAATACTAAATTCATTTGACGATCCATAATTAGTGCTAGGGTGTAAGTCCCATACTAATGCATCTTTACCATCTGTGGCATTTGGTTGAAGAGTAATGGTTGTTTGTCCAAAAAGATTGTTATGTATAATTAAAAAAGAAATAAATACAAGTAAATTAATAACTGCAAAATGTTTCATAGTGATAAGATTTATAATTAGAAAATAGTTTTAATATTTATCTTGTTACGTAATAAAAAAAATTATGTTTACAAGAAGGAGGAATAATTATTCGCGAAAGCGCTATAAATATGATTATTAATCAAATGCGAGCTTGATTTAACTAGCAAATATTTTTTCATTATTAATAGATGGTTTTTTATTTTAAAAAGGAATAATCAACAAGTCCTAAAATAAAATTAAAAATTGTGAATACAGCACTATTACTCAATTTATACTACTTATTGAAACTCATCTTAACTGTTTTTTTGATTAATTAATGACTAGATTTTACTATGTAGAATTCTTTGCAAAAATCATCTGCCCAACAAAGTAGTATTAATCAAAATACAGGTCGCTTTTATGTTTTTGTAACAACATTTAAAAAATCTTAAGTAAACCTATGAATCTTCTTGATTTTTAACTGAACATCATAACAAAGAACAAATAAATCGTTAAAAAACTTTATCTAAAAAATTCACTTTTTGTCGTGACAAAGTAACAAAACTATGTATTCCATTATTTAATCTCTAACTCACGTATTATTACTAAAAGTTTAATATTTTCAACTCTTGAGTTGCATTTGTTAATGAAAACTAGGGCATTTTATATCGATCAAAAGCATCAATAAATGAGTTTGGTGTTGCATTAATTATGTTAATGTTCACTTGTTTGGCATATTCCTTAATGACAAAATAGCTTTGAAAAGAATAAGCAAACTTTAACAATATTTCATGGAGTTTTTTAATCTCCTTTATTTTATTCATAGGTTCTGGTTTTGATGTAGACTCGTCATAAAAGTGCTTTTGATTTACTAATACAAGATTATTGCTATCAACTGAAATTTCTGAAAGCCAGGAATGGTCGGCACCCCATAAATAAATATTTTTAAATCCAAGGTTTATTGAGAGCATTAATGAAGGTATTAATACATTATGTGTACGTGGCATACCAAATTGTTTACGGAAGAAAAAATGTCTGAACCAACGAGGTCCTTCAACTGGAGTAATATTGTAATACTTAATAGTAATATTTTTATTTTTAATTATATCTTCTTTCCATCTTTTGAATTTCCTAGCCTCATATGGAATAAACAAAGTTAAACCCCATTGGGTTTTATTAGCGATATCACTGTATAATTTTTTGCTATGTTCAATATAACTTTCTTTTACATTGTTTCGCCAAAGATCAGGAGCAGAAATGATATGAAAGGCAGGTTTTAATTCTTCGTAATATGGAGTTGTAGGAAAAAAATTAACACAGAATAAGGATTTATTTTCTATAAATGATTTTTGATTTTCAATTAAACCATTAAGTGAAGGGCCATTTCCAAGAATTAGACAATCGTTAGCGGGGTGAATGTTTTTTATTTTAGGAAACCAGTTTGCAAAAAATATAATTCGCAAAAAGGTAGCAAAAATATTTGTTGTGTTACCGAAAAAGTTTAAAAGAAGTTCTGCAAAAGTAGTTTTCATAAATATTATTACTAATAAACGATTCGTTTAAATTTGTTTATTATCATTGGAGCTGCGCCCATTGCAAAACTCATATCTCTATGCAAATGACCAATAGTAGCATTTCCGTTAATATGAATTCTGGGTAACCGGCAAATGTGCTTATGATGTTGTGTAAAAACATTTGCAAAAAGGGTTGTGGTGGCTGTTTTAAATCCAGCTTGTTCTGTAAAAACAAATTCTCTTTCTCCTACATATTGTTTGTAACCATATGGATAAGCTAAATGATAAATTTCTTTTCCTAAATTTCTTTCAAGTTCTGTTTTAGAATTTAAAATCTCTGACTTCATTTCTTCCTCGGTCAGATTTGTTAGACAAAGATGGTTAACTGTATGCGAGCCAATGGTTACTAATTTATTATTGCTTAATTCTATTAGATTCTCCCAACTTAATGCCATTGAGTTTGTTAAGCTATAAAGGTTATTTACATAATTTTTAAAAATACTTTCAAGAGCAGGAATGTATGTATTTTGATCTTTACTAACAATTATTTGGTGAACTTGCCTAAAGCAAATTTCTTTTTCTTGAATGGTATTGCAGCAAAGATTATAATCAGTGTTATTAATTGTAAAATGCAATGCCTTGTTTTTTAGCAAAATGTCTTCAAGTAAATACCACCAAATTATTGCCGTATTATTTGGAAAGCTATTGGATACGTATATCGTGAAAGGAATATTATATTTTTTAAATATAGGAAATGCGAAAGTGTAATTATCAATATAACCGTCATCAAGTGTGAAAACTACAAATTTATTTTTAATATTGTTATTAACGAGGTCGGAATATAAATTGTCAAGAGAAATAAAATTGTATTTCTTATGAATGAAAAATTGAATAAGTTTTTCAAGATATTCGGGAGTGATTTCCATTGATTTATTAACCTTAAGGCGTAAGTCACCTTTGTCTTCCAATACCCTGTGAAGCATTAGGATATGACCCTGTCCCGAATAAAAATATTTCGAAACATAATCGAGTCGCGTTTTGGCTAAAACATTTAAAATCTTATCAGTATTCATTTATTAAATGTCTAAAATTACCGTTTCGGAATATAAGGTGTCAATAATTTTAATGATATCTTCTTTACCCTTAATTAATTTAAACATGGGTAGTTTTTTATATTTAAATAAAGCCCTAATAGAATTATTTTTAAAGAACATTTCATC
The nucleotide sequence above comes from Bacteroidia bacterium. Encoded proteins:
- a CDS encoding DNRLRE domain-containing protein, whose product is MKHFAVINLLVFISFLIIHNNLFGQTTITLQPNATDGKDALVWDLHPSTNYGSSNEFSILAWTFNGTPEIERCFIDFNFSLIPAGATITSATLFLYNYPNSQSCSGEHSQLSGSNAMFVERVIGSWNEQTITWNNQPNVTTQNQVSVPASSSIHQNYTINVASLVQDIVDNPSNSFGLRLNLQTEQYYRSLIFASSDVSDTTLHPKIVITYTLNNEECYTLRPNSTDGKDALVWDLHPSTNYGSSNEFNILGWTYSGTPEIQRSFIDFNFSLIPDGATITSATLFLYNFPNSQSCSGEHSQLSGSNAMFVERVIGSWNEQTITWNNQPNVTTQNQVSVPASSTIHQNYTINVTSLVQDIVNNPTNSFGLSLKLQNEQYYRSVIFASSDVNDTTLHPKIEICYVNQTDISEKNYFPDNINIYPNPATNLINIEPINSINGYLKIDLLNIHGKLLYSSTIKNKTSIDVSKYVNGIYFIKMTSENSTNCMKIIKQ
- a CDS encoding polysaccharide deacetylase family protein, which encodes MNTDKILNVLAKTRLDYVSKYFYSGQGHILMLHRVLEDKGDLRLKVNKSMEITPEYLEKLIQFFIHKKYNFISLDNLYSDLVNNNIKNKFVVFTLDDGYIDNYTFAFPIFKKYNIPFTIYVSNSFPNNTAIIWWYLLEDILLKNKALHFTINNTDYNLCCNTIQEKEICFRQVHQIIVSKDQNTYIPALESIFKNYVNNLYSLTNSMALSWENLIELSNNKLVTIGSHTVNHLCLTNLTEEEMKSEILNSKTELERNLGKEIYHLAYPYGYKQYVGEREFVFTEQAGFKTATTTLFANVFTQHHKHICRLPRIHINGNATIGHLHRDMSFAMGAAPMIINKFKRIVY